The Lutra lutra chromosome 1, mLutLut1.2, whole genome shotgun sequence genomic sequence ACCCGGTCTGGAGGACTGGCTGTGCTGCACATACCTGGCGGAGGCCACGGAGGCCTCCATGGGCCACGCCCTGGCGCTGCTGTGGGACTGACGCCTCCCAAGGGCCTCCCCGAGAGGTAGGCACCCTTCCCAGGCCTGGTGCCAGAAGGCCAGTGGGGACTGCCTCCATGATAGAAGGGACGCCCTCTTCCAGAAACAGCCAGAAGGGTGCAGGACCGTGGACACACAGCCCCCTTTCTATGCTGGGGACCTGGGCCCAAGTCCTTCTCTGGaagcctgggggctggggctaATGACCAGTGCCTCCAAGGTTTTCTGACACCAGGACAACCCCCACCTCTACCAGGTGTGGCCACTCCCTGTCCACCAAGGTCTGTGTGAGTATgggacccctccccccagctttcAGCAGAGGCAAGGCTGTCCCTCTAGTGGAGTCTGAGGGTCACCGTCTCGGTTGAGGAGGTGGACGCTGTCCTCCATCTCCCGCCCCGGAGCACCCCTTGTGCCGAGGACGGCCAGTGACTGAGAGTCTAGACCTGGTTGGCGTctccagggggaggggaagctccTAGAACCTGAGACGCCCAGTCCCCCAGCACAGCCCGCCTCAGAGGAGTCTGAACTCACCTGCCCAAGCGTCCCCACAGGGTCCCAtgccttctgcctcccccactctctccacCCACCGTGGCCTCCGCGCTCTTCCTCCGTGAAATTAAATTCTGTCCAGCCGCCAAGCTTCTGCATGGGCTGTTCCCTCCGCCGGACTCCGAATCTCACCTCCTCTAATCAAATAAAGTCGCTCCTCCCCGTGCCTGCCCCCAGAGCAGGGGGGACCACCTGGAAGTATTTATCTCACGGCCCGCCACCTGACCGTGTCACCCCCCAGGCTCTGAGCTCCCCCAGGGCAGAAGCCAGGCTTAATCCGAAGTAGCTGTTTAATCGCACAGGACGATGGAACACCGGCAAGGAAGTCTCGTCTAGGAACCTAAGGGAGAGAACAGTGTCTCAGTTTACGCCTCTGAAAAAGGCCCCTGAAGGGTCCCACTGCCCTTGCCTCTGGGGCCTCCAGTCATGCCCCCTCACTTCCCCAAGCCCTTCATGGCTAACTCCCAGGTACAACCAGGGCTCCTCTCCCGCTCAAACATCTCCCGTGGCTCCTTAGTACCCTCAGAATACAGTGGGGCTCCTTCAAAGGCTCCCCACATTCCCTCTGGCCAACCCTTCCTGCCACACTGCCTATCCGCCTGACCTCCAGGACTTGCCCAAGTTGTTTCTTCCCCTGGTCACTCTGCCCGTCTCTACTCATCTGCTTCAGACTCCCTTGTACCCTTCAACACGCCAACCCCAAAGCCCTTTGTGCTGCCTCGACTGGTGTGctgcccagctctgtcccttcAGACCTTTGAAGGCCGGCCCATCTGCAGTAGCTGAACATCACCCCCAACCCCAGACACATTCCCATCCCTGCAGGTACCTCCCCTGCTCCAGGAGATGCCCCCTCTTCCCGCCTCAGCCCAGGCTGGGCCATAAGTCTCTGGGCCACGCTCAGATGCGGCCAGCAGGTGGCGCAGCAGTCCTGCCCGTCCTAGGCCTTCAGGAGCCGCCTCAGCCCTGCTGACCCTCCACAGGCGCCAGACCCCACATTCCCGCTCTCACCCCCATCACCGTAACAACCCTGCAAGCCCCTCCCCAGGGGCTGCTGGCGTCCACGGAGCCCACACGGGCGATGACGTGGGGGCCCAAGTCCAGACTCACACCGGAACCTCAGCCACACCCCACACAGACCAACAGAACCAGAGATGAGGCTATTTGGGGCCAGCAGGAACTCTGCCCGTGGGGAGCAGTGGCCGTCCCAGGTAAGGACCGAGGAGCAGCAGACCCAGCTTTGGGGTGGGGCGGTCGGCCACCTAGGGCCTCCCGGGGCTGCCAGAAGGACTGAACACGTGAGGGGAGGCAGCAGCCATCCGGGGCCGGCCACGCATCAGACCCCACAGGAACCGGGCTGCACCCAGAGCTTGCGGTGGTGCCCGCCCACGCGAGGGGGTCATGCGGTTCAGAACCCGCACACCCGCCCCCCTACCCCGTCCCAAGCCCTTGGGTCCCGGGCCGGGGTCAGCGCCGGGGGAACACCACGGAGCCAACACAGGTGTGGGAAGCGTCATCACGTTTATTCAGGTTTTCAGCGCTGCTCCGGACCGAGACCTGGACTTCCAGAGCCTTCCGGTGAGAGACTCCTCCTACACAGACAATAGGAATCATCTCCAACcagcaataaaaaagtaaaatataaacttttatttagaaTTAAAGCAAATACTCCAGTATCACAAACACAATATTAAACCTCGAGAAATACACCGCTAATTTGGAGTGAGCGTTTATTTGCACAATCACAACATGCGGACAAACCCGGCGCGCAGGAGCAGGCCTGACTCGCGGCGCCGCGGCCGGTCCCGCCCCACAGTAAGCGCCACACGCAAAGGAACCGCGATGCAGGGGCGACGCGCGAGGGACGCGGGCGGTGCCACTACTCGTCCTCGCCCGAAGACTCCCTCTCGAACGTGTAGGCCATGAAGCAAGCGTCGGGTCTCTTGGGGACAAGGGGATGCCCCGGTCTCACAATCTCAAAGCCCAAAAAGCCGAAGGTCCGGAGCAAGGCGGCTGCGGGGGAAACCGAGTCAGAGCCGCAGGCGGGGCCGCCCGCGCCCCGAgcgcccggcccccgccccggccccccaGCGCGCACCTCTGTCGTCACGGTTCTTGTGGAAGCAGACGAAGACGTGGGCGGCGCGCAGCTGCTCCTCTGAGAACTCCAGGAGAACTGTGAGGCTGAAGGGCCGGCGTCAGCGGGGCCGCCCCACGCCCGGGAGCACCCCCACCCCGGACCCGCACCGCGGCCCACCTGTCCTTGCTCCCCTCGGGCAGGGCGCCGCTGGGGATCTCCACGTAGAGGCAGCCGCCGCGCAACACCGCCCTCCAGTCCACGCGCCGGGAGCCCGAGAGCCTGGTCTGCACGTTCAGAATCCTCGTCTTGCCGTGGGACGCGAGCTCCTCGGTCACGCGCAGCCGCTCGTCCTGCGGGAGGGAGCGCCGGTCCGCACCGCAGACCCAAGCACTGCTcgggccggccccgcccccgtccccccccgccccccccccccccccgcggtaCTCACGGAGTAGAAGACGGCGGCGGCCGGAAGACTGTGATCCCTCTGACTATTCCCTCGCCCACCTGGGATCTTCAGGGGTGGGTGAGGGACATCAGGAGCACCACCGAGGCCCCGGACCCAGGTGACTACAGCAGTCGGGGAAGGATCCTCTACGGCAGGACGCGGCGCTCAGCCTCGCGCAGGAGCCCCGCGGCCGCGCCCGTCTCCACCCGCGggccaccaccccccccccccgcccgccgcgAGCGCGCGCTCCCCCCGCCGCCGGCGCCCCTCCCGCACGCTCCCGCGGGCCCGGCTTGCGTCATGGCGGCGGACGCGGCCCGCGGCCCCGAGGGAGGTTTTCACAATCGCGCGCCCGGCGGCGCCAGCAGCCATTTGCCGCGCGGGGCCAACAGGCCGCAACGCCGCCTCCATTTTGCACGGCTCGGAGCTCGGCCCCGTCCGCGGCCCGGCGGCCTCGGCGCTCCGCGCGGCGCCCCCCACTCCGCGGCCCGCCGGGGAACCCGCACCTGCCGCGGGCGCGCcgctgaggggagggggcggccggCCGGACACCGGCGGAGGCGCGGCTACGGGGCGCCCCGCgcgtcccccacccccccgcggACCACGACGGCAGGCCGCGCccgcccacccccccgccccgccgggcCCCAGGCCCCCGGAGCGCCCGTCCCCCCTGCGATGTGGCCTCGACACAGGGGCGGACCCCGCGCTCCCGGGCCCTCCGCGGCCGGCTCCCCGCGGGCCTGCGCGGCGGCGCTTCTGGAAGCttcgggcgggggcggggcgctcACCTCTCGCTGCTGCGGCCTCCGCGGCTGTGCAGGCTGAGGAGCGGCATTGCGCGGGCGGCGTGGACGGCGGTGCTGGCTTtgtccccctccttctctctggcgAAGCAGTGGCTGTTGAGGATCCGCTGCAGGGAGGATTTCACCATCCGGCCGCTGGGGTCCGAAACCAGAAACCTCCGCTGCGCGTCTCTGCGCCGCCGCCGCTGCTCGCCGTTCGCAAAatggcgccgccgccgccgcccgccttTATAGGCGCCGCGCCCGGGCCACGCCCCCACACCGCCTGGAACGCAGACGCgcgagggggcggggccgcggaGCCCCCGACAGCTCCGGACGTGTTCGACCCCTCGGCGTCTGACTGGCGGAcggccggggtgggggcgggaccGCCGCGGGGACCGCCCCCCTCCACCAATGGCGACTCTCTGCGGGCGCGGGAGGCGGGGCGCCGTGGCGTCCACAGCGCAGCGTACGCGCCCCGCCCCCATCAGCCGGACCTGGGGTCGGGGGGCTCCGAGCTCTACGGGTCTTCGGGTGCTGGCAGTGGCGGCGTCTCCGCCGTGGCCTTTGTCGTCCTGCCCCAAGCGAGGGTCCCCTCTCCCGGGAGGCTCGGGGTGACAGAGGCCCCGGTATTCGCGGGCGGGGGTCCCAGAGCCCCCACCCCACGGGGCGGAATTCCTTTCCGTGATAACCTCGGAAGGGTCGGTCCCGCGGTGGGTTTCTGAGTTCGGTCTTGCTCGGTTCCGGACCGCCGCGGCTGAAGAGAACCTTCCATGCTCAAGACACTTGCGTTTAATGAAATGGAGCGTATCGCTTCCAGGCTCAGCCAACAGTCTCCTGCTCCCAGAGAAACGCAGACCCCTCCCCGGTCAACGCGGACCCCTCCCCGGTCAACACAGATCTCTCCCGGGTCAGCGCAGACCCCTCCCCGGTCAGCGCGGACCCCTCCTCGGTCAACGCAGACCCCTCCCCGGTCAACGCGGACCCCTCCCCGGTCAACACAGATCTCTCCCGGGTCAGCGCGGACCCCTCCCAGGTCAACGCGGACCCCTCCCCGGTCAATGCGGACCCCTCCCGGGTCAACGCAGACCCCTCCCTGGTGAACGCAGACCCTTCCTCGGTCAGCGCGGACCCCTCCCGGTGAACGCAGACCCCTTCCTGGTGGACGCAGACCTCTCCCCAGTGAACGCGGACCCCTCCCCGGTCAATGCAGACCCCTCCCCAGTCAACGCAGTCCTCTCCCAGGTCAACGCAGACCCCTCCCGGGTCCACAGAGACCCCCTCCTGGGTGAGCACCACCAGCCCAGGCAGGAGTCCAGAACCGGAGGTGGGAGCCGTTCCCTGTGGTCCCAGTGGAGCACAGAGCTTGCAGgtcctgcttcctttcctggtTTTGCTTTTCAGGCACAAAGGGAGGGTCTGGAGAGTTAGGCGGGACTGAAGCAACTCTTATGTTGGTCTTCACAATTCATGCCTCtcgtttttatcttatttttacttcAGTCTGCTGTGTCCATGTGGGTTAGAGACACAAGCTTTCCCCAGAGACCTTGAATGACTGCAAAACCCACAGGAGCTTAGTCTGCAAAGCAGGTCTGCTGAATCCATGTGTCTTATTAATTCCTTGCCAGGGGGAAATGCAGTATTTATATTCATACAGTAATTCCACGTAAAAATGTCTTATTTGCAGCTTCCGAACACACATTACGAGAACACCACCAAAACTCTAAGAATTGCGTGTGTTGGGCCAGCGCCAAGGAATTGTCCTGGGAAAGAATATTTAATTTGTGACTTTGAGTAGCATTGCAGCTTGTGGTGAAACTTAAAAACAAGTGGATTCTCACTTCGATTTCCAATTGTTTTCAGTCGTTGCGCAGAGGGCCACGCTTTTGTTGCAAAGGCGCCCTCCAGCCCGCCCACACTGGCAGGGGGCGGCAGTGTCCGTAACTATCTGTGCAACTGGTGTCTTGTTATGACGCAGGCCCTGTCTTCTTGAGGCTGGAAGAGCTTCTGCACTTTGAAATCTGGTTgggtttttcgtttgtttgtttgttgggttCTCTGCCTCTTGTGGGCTCCCCAGTGTTTCGCACAGACAAGCGATTCTGGGCCAAAAGTTCAGAATCCAGACTGGCCACTGgtcactgggtcatagggtgtTTGCCCCCCATGCCTGCGGCCAGAAAGTGACAGAGACCACAGCTGACTCTCAGCACCAGTGGGTTTGAAACCGTCTCTGATCCACTGCCCAGGAAGCACGGGGAACCGTGAGATGTCCACCAGAGCGCCTCCCCTGCAGGGGCGGAGTCTGGAGAACAGGGTGTAGCCCTCCTCAGCCACAGGGAACCAGCAGGAGCCTTGAGAGACCCAAGACTTGGATGGGAAGGGTCCCCTCTTCATCGGCGGGCTTTGCGCTGTTGCTGGCCAATGTGCTCTTTAATTTGGGATcactgtgggtgggaaggggcaaaAATGTAGCTTCCTGGTAAAACACACAAACGAGTTGAGCAACTTGCAAAGAAGCAGAGGTTGAAGAGTAAAAGGGGTGCTTGTGGGGTCAGGTGGAGCAGGGCATCCGACTCGGGGAGAGTCactggcggggtgggggagggcatcCGAGGGCTCTCAGCGCCTGGCAGGGATGTGGGAACAGTGTCCCTCGTCTTCTTGAGGAGGGCGGGCTCTGGGTCTGGGGGAtggccccctctgcctgctgtcgGGGAGGTTGGGACAGCTGGCATGAGGAACATGTTCATTGGCTTTGGtggctgtgggggcagggaggggacccaGGCGCCTGCCACCACCAGGATGGGAAACCCCAAGGCCCGGTCAAAGTGTCTTTCCAGATTTCATCTGGCATCAAAAGGTTTGCTCGCAGTTGGATCTCGGTGACTAGACACAACGTTCAGGTTCTTGGGTGGCAATGGACTCCCACGATGCATGGTCAGGCCAGTCACATCTGGGGGCCCTCCTGGACACAGAGGGGTGAGCACATCTCTGGCCCCCACTCCTCGGTGCCAGGAGCTACCCCCCATCATGGCAACCATGGACGTCCCAAGTCATTGCCCCGTGTCTCGCCAATGTCacgttctcctttctctgtctatTCTGAGTGCACCTGTAAATGCTGGGTCTGTGAGGAAGGTCACCTCCACTCGCGGAGTACTGCAGGGTGGAAGGAAGTTTCCGGGTCAGGTGCTCAAGGCAGCCTGCCCTGGCTGGGCTTGCtggggacaaagagagagacaccaGACCTGCGGGATGGGCCTTGCTGGGAACAGGAGCCTGTGAGAGGTGAGGGACCCCCTAGACTGCAGGATAGGAAAGAGGGGtatcagggagggcttcttggaAGCGGTGAGAGCTGAGCTTCAGGGATGGGACAGAGGAGATGTAGTGGGAGCAGGTCAAGGAGGGAAAGAGCCCATGTCTCGTGTCCTGGTGAATCACTATGGCCACATTAGGTATCTGGGGGtgccagggaggctgggggtctcgctctgatttttttttttaaagattttatttatttatttgagagagagacagagagagagagcatgagcgaggagaaggtcagagggagaagcagactccccatggagctgggagcccgatgcgggactcgatcccgggactccaggatcatgacctgagccgaaggcagtcgcttaaccaactgagccacccaggcgccctcgctCTGATTTTTGAAAAAGGATTTGCAGAGTATAGTTGTCTAACAGCCCCCCAAAACGTCCAACTCCTAGTTCCAGAGTATGTGGGTGGATCATGTCACATGGTTAAAGGGACTTTGAGGTGGGGGCAGGTCAAGACCCAAGGTGGGGGTGACCCTGGATTCCGGGGGGCCTGGCGTCCCTcatgagaaggaggcagaggacgGGGGTCCCAGAGTCGGGCAGACCCTGCGCTGCTGGTGGGGAGGACGGAGGGGACCGCGGGCCAGGAAAGGGCAGAATCCGGGTCTCCCTGGGGCCCCCGGGGGCACCAGCCCTGCCCACGCCAGGGTTTTAGGACTTCCGAGCCCAGAACTGTTGGAGAATCAATCCCTGTGGTTTGAAGCCACTGAATTGGGGGCACTCATCCCAGCGGCCCTGGGGAGCTCCCACACAGAGGAAGTGAACCTTTGGCGTCTGGGTCAGCGGCAGCCAGTGGCGTGTGAATTTCAGCCACACGCAGCGGCTCTAGTTCACGCTGAAGCGGGTCCGTACCTGTGTGCGACGTTAAAATGAAACGCAGAGCAAGACGGCAGCGGCCGGAGCCAGACGGAgcgagctggggggtggggggctgttcCCGGTGGGATGCGGTGGGAGGGGTGCGGGTGGGCGTGTGTCCACTGGAAACGGTCCTCCGCCATTtggaaattttcataataaaatgccaAAGAGTAAAACTGGAAGAAGGTTGCAGCTCCTCTCATCACGTCCCGCCTGGCCTTTCTGCGACCTCTGCTCCTGGGAACGCAGAGGCATCGAGCCTGGGGCTTGGGGCGGAAAACACGCGAGGGTTCTGACCAGTGGTGGCCAGCCCGGCGGGCTCCAGGCCTGGGGAGGGCATCACCGGCCGCAGTCTGGCCTTGAAGCCCCGCACGCTGGTGGCACAGGGAGCCCTTGGCAAACACGGGGACCCAAGCGCCCGAGGGGACAGATGACCCAGAGGCGAGGAGGGCTTATCTCCAGCCGGCAAAAGGTTCTTCTTATCTCCTTTGTGGTTTCAAGGTTCGGGCTCCGGGACACACCCAGGGTGGCGCATGTCCCCGCGGAGGCTTCGTGATAGAAGGAAAACGGTCCCCAGGAAGTCGTCTGAAGGCAAGGACGCAGCTGTTGTGATCCTGCCCTGCGGGGCTTCTCCTGTGTGTTCACCAAGTGTTATCTTCATTTCTCTAGAATTTCTGTCACTGAACACGAGCCTGGCAGGCTCGGTCCACAGAGCACGCCACTCGTCGACATGGGGTTGtgtttgagacccatgttgggcgtagaaataacttaaaaagaaatgtataaagcCAAGAGGGTTCACGTTCGCTGAGGACACTAGACATATACAGGCCTGTGTCTCACCagacctttgctttttttttttaaagcttttttttttttttaagattttatttacttatttgacagagagagacacagtgagagagggaacacaagcagtggggggcgggagagggagaagcaggcttcctgctgagcagggagcttgatgtggggctcgatcccaagaccctgggatcatgacctgagccaaaggcagaggcttaacccactgagccacccaggtgccccacattttatattttctaaagacAGGATCTGACACTGGGCTTGAGGGGCATTGCCCCCACTACCCCCCACTGCTTCCAGCCCTATTGGATGCCAAGGAACAGATAACACAGTGTGTCCCCCGCGTGTGGGAGCGTCCCTTAGCTACAGGCAGGACTGAGGCCCCCACGCTCGGCCCCAGAGATGGACCCCGAGCCCACGACACtcagggagggaaccagacacaggaGGCCACATGGGGTGTGAGTCCACGCGTGTGACACGTCCAGACCAGGCTCCTCCACAGACGCGAAGGGGGCTTCATGGGGGCCGGGGGCTAGGGGGACCTGGGGGAGGGGTTAGTGAAAGGGGAGGGGGTTGCTTTCCGGGTTTCGGAATGTTCCGGAGCAGCACAGCCATGCTGGTGGCTATGGAGTGGTCTTGAATTCTGgttctagatgaggaaacaggcctcTCCCATGGAACCCTCCCTCAGGCTCCGGGTCCCACGGGCCACCCCTGGCTGCTCTGGGAGCTTGTACCCCGCCCGTTGGCTTCACCACAGGGGAGCCCTACCCAGCCTTTGTAGCTCATAGGCTGGCTGACGGGATTTGAGGGAGAAAGCAAGGTGACCCTTTGTGCTGTCCCCACCTCCAGGACTTGCTTCTCTGAGGCTCAGGGACAGGAAGCGAGCCGCCCAGGCCACCGTGGCCGGCAGGGCAGGGCAGTGGCTCTgtgctggagtgggggtggggtcacCCTCTGGCCA encodes the following:
- the OAZ1 gene encoding LOW QUALITY PROTEIN: ornithine decarboxylase antizyme 1 (The sequence of the model RefSeq protein was modified relative to this genomic sequence to represent the inferred CDS: deleted 1 base in 1 codon) codes for the protein MVKSSLQRILNSHCFAREKEGDKASTAVHAARAMPLLSLHSRGGRSSERGSFPDCCSHLGPGPRWCSDVPHPPLKIPGGRGNSQRDHSLPAAAVFYSDERLRVTEELASHGKTRILNVQTRLSGSRRVDWRAVLRGGCLYVEIPSGALPEGSKDSLTVLLEFSEEQLRAAHVFVCFHKNRDDRAALLRTFGFLGFEIVRPGHPLVPKRPDACFMAYTFERESSGEDE